In one window of Bombus fervidus isolate BK054 chromosome 4, iyBomFerv1, whole genome shotgun sequence DNA:
- the LOC139986310 gene encoding tRNA-uridine aminocarboxypropyltransferase 1, which translates to MEKPNVTDTENIKKTLTLEEKQKEIDKAPFDSLKITDSLILNTIKDRKKCERCNKSRKYFCYSCYIPVISKEYFPTIKLPIKIDIIKDPREVDGKSTATHAAIIAPEDVRIFTYPNFPEILNKEETVLIFPSPKAIPVNSLFIKKVEKDNKIIINTIKNEFPIKKAIFIDSTWNQTKAISKDERLRDLLCVILKSRISQFWRHQKNSPRWYLATIEAIHQFLVELHTCAFGAIEGYANIEHTEETSTDNITYQNVNELPEIDQRYRGQYDDLLYFFKYMYMKIHTLYDHDKLCAYKRSLI; encoded by the exons ATGGAAAAACCTAATGTAACCGATacagaaaatatcaaaaagaCTTTAACTTTAGAAGAAAAGCAGAAAGAAATTGATAAGGCACCTTTTGATAGTCTAAAAATTACTGATTCGCTAATTTTGAATACAATAAAAGACAGGAAGAAATGTGAACGTTGTAATAaatcaagaaaatatttttgttattcatGTTACATACCTGTTATTAGCAAAGAGTATTTTCCAACAATAAAG TTACCTATCAAAATCGATATCATTAAAGATCCACGTGAAGTCGATGGAAAAAGTACTGCAACTCATGCAGCTATAATTGCTCCAGAAGATGTGAGAATTTTTACATATCCTAATTTTCCAGAAATATTGAACAAAGAAGAG actgttttaatttttcctaGCCCTAAGGCTATACCTGTGAATTCCTTATTCATAAAGAAAGTTGAAaaggataataaaataattataaatacaataaagaatgaatttcctataaaaaaaGCTATTTTTATTGATAGCACATGGAATCAAACAAAAGCTATTTCTAAAGATGAACGATTACGAg ATTTGCTGTGTGTCATTTTAAAATCAAGAATATCACAATTTTGGCGTCATCAGAAAAATAGTCCACGATGGTATTTAGCCACAATTGAGGCAATTCATCAGTTTTTAGTAGAATTGCATACATGTGCATTTGGTGCAATAGAAGGATATGCTAACATAGAACATACTGAAGAAACTTCCACAGATAATATAACATATCAAAATGTGAACGAGTTACCTGAAATAGATCAAAGATATAGAGGTCAATACGatgatcttttatatttttttaaatatatgtatatgaaaattcatactTTGTATGATCATGATAAATTATGTGCATATAAGAGGTCATTAATATAA